Below is a window of Mycobacterium dioxanotrophicus DNA.
GCTTCCTTGCGCTTCTTGAGGTCGGTCTCGGTGGCCGCGCCGACCTTGATCACCGCGACGCCGCCGGCCAGTTTGGCCAGCCGCTCCTGCAGCTTCTCGCGGTCCCAGTCGGAGTCGGTGGTGTCGATCTCGGACTTGAGCTGCTTGACCCGGTCGGCCACGGCGTCCTTGGAGCCGCCGCCGTCGACGATCACGGTGCTGTCCTTGCTGACCACGACGCGTCGCGCCGAACCCAGCACCTCCAGGCCGGCCTCGCGCAGCGTCAGGCCCACGTCGGGGTTGACGACCTGGGCGCCGGTCACGATGGCGAGGTCCTCCAGGAACGCCTTCCGGCGGTCACCGAAGAACGGCGCCTTGACCGCGACGGCCTTGAGGGTCTTGCGGATGGCATTGACGACCAGGGTCGACAGCGCCTCGCCCTCGACGTCCTCGGCGACGATCAGCAGCGGCTTGCCTGCCTCGGCGACCTTCTCGAGCAGCGGCAGGAGGTCGGGCAGCGAGCTGACCTTGTCGCGGTGCAGCAGCACCACCGCGTCCTCGAGCACTGCTTCCTGCAGGTCGAAGTCGGTGACGAAGTAGGCCGAGATGAAGCCCTTGTCGAAGCCGACGCCCTCGGTGATCTCCAGCTCGGTGTTGAGCGTCGAGGACTCCTCGACGGTCACCACGCCGTCGTGGCCGACCTTGGTCATGGCCTCGCCGACCAGCTCGCCGATCTGCTCGTCACGCGAGGAGACCGTGGCGACCTGCGCGATGGCGGTCTTGTCGGACACCGGCTTGGCGGCGGCCAGCAGGGCCTCGGACACCGCGTCGGCGGCCTTGCCGATGCCGGAACCCAGCGCGATGGGGTTGGCACCGGCGGCGACGTTGCGCAGCCCGGCCTTGACCAGAGCCTGCGCCAACACGGTCGCGGTGGTGGTGCCGTCACCGGCGACGTCGTTGGTCTTGGTGGCGACGGACTTGACCAGCTGGGCACCGAGGTTCTCGAATGCGTCTTCCAGGTCGATCTCGCGGGCGATGGTGACACCGTCGTTGGTGACCTGCGGTCCACCGAACGCCTTGGCGAGCACCACATTTCGACCGCGCGGCCCCAGGGTCACCTTGACGGCGTCGGCGAGCTTGTCGACACCGGCCTCCATGGCACGCCGCGCAGTTTCGTTGAACTCAATCTGCTTGCTCATAGATGTCTTTCCTTATCACGCATACCGCCCCGGACATCGCCCGTACGCGTACGGGGATCTCCGGGGCGGGACACGAGTGCTTTTACTTGGAGACGACAGCCAGCACGTCGCGGGCCGACAGGATCAGGTACTCCTCGCCGTTGTACTTGATCTCGGTGCCGCCGTACTTGCTGTAGATGACGGTGTCGCCCTCGGCAACGTCCAGGGGGATCCGCTTCTCGCCGTCCTCATCCCAGCGGCCGGGGCCAACTGCGACGACGGTGCCTTCCTGCGGCTTTTCCTTGGCGGTGTCAGGGATGACCAGACCGGAAGCGGTCGTGGTCTCGGCCTCGTTGGCCTGAACGAGGATCTTGTCCTCGAGTGGCTTGATGTTGACTGCCACGATGGAAGCCCTCCACTTGTCGGGGTGTGGATCCGGGGGGATCCCCAGATGCCGGTTACCAGGTGTTCGTGGCATACGTCCGTGCCCTCGCTCCGTCGTCGCGGGTGCCGGCGCTGGGGTTGGCCGCGTGCCACCTAGCACTCTATACATGCGAGTGCTAGCACTCAAGGTTGGACCGTGTCTGTTCGATCGGCTGTTCGTCCACGGCGAACACGAGGGCAGGTACTCCTCCCGACCGGCGCGATCTTGAGCGCACCCCAATCGCCACAATCACCCCTCGACGGGGAATCGAACGTGGGATGCTGTGGCGCAAATGCACGGGTCAGGTCCCGTTTCACGCTGCTCTGAGAGGTCTGTGGTTGTTCTAAGCGCCAGTAAAGCCAGTGAAGGAGAGGGAAATGGCCGATACCGCCTCCAGCGGTGAGCAGGAATTCTCAGTACATCCGGCGCTGGCGCGGATGGCTGCCGAGGGCGTCGACGTCGCCGAAGTGATCGCATTGGCGGGTTACATCGGCGCATCAGGCAAAGACGATCTCGTCCGACTTCACCCCGAGCTGGATGACATGTCGGTCAGCATCGACATCCCGAAGAGCGACATCTTGGCCGTCAAAGACGCGCCAGCACCGACGATGCCGATGGGCGGAGTCGTCGTCTGGCTTGCCCGTACCGCCGAGGTGACGTTCCGCCGGACCCGCACGGTCTCCGCCACGGCTGCGCAGGTACGACGTTTCTTCGATGCCGGGTCGGTACTGGAGCCCAACAACACCGAACGGGCCGTGGACCGCCTCAACATTCAGCTGAGTCCGGCGTTTCGTGCCAAAGTTCCTCCCGTTTACATTCCGCCGGACCAGTGCGCGGTGTGCACGTCGAAAAACTGCTCGTCGCACTGCCTGCCGCCGTGCCAATCGCAGTAGATGAGACTCGACGACCTCTGCAGCGTGATCGACGGGCAAGGCTTCCCGTCCCGAGATGCGGCCGAGCACCCGGACCGGCAGTCGGTCGTCGCGGCCCGCGAGGCCATCACCGCAGCGGTGCGTGACGACGAGTTCCTGGTCGACTGCATGACGCGCGAGCTCGATCTCATGGAGCACCCGGCACCACGGCGCGGGCTGGTTCCCTTCTACACGCTGCCCGGCTACGGAATTCGG
It encodes the following:
- the groL gene encoding chaperonin GroEL (60 kDa chaperone family; promotes refolding of misfolded polypeptides especially under stressful conditions; forms two stacked rings of heptamers to form a barrel-shaped 14mer; ends can be capped by GroES; misfolded proteins enter the barrel where they are refolded when GroES binds): MSKQIEFNETARRAMEAGVDKLADAVKVTLGPRGRNVVLAKAFGGPQVTNDGVTIAREIDLEDAFENLGAQLVKSVATKTNDVAGDGTTTATVLAQALVKAGLRNVAAGANPIALGSGIGKAADAVSEALLAAAKPVSDKTAIAQVATVSSRDEQIGELVGEAMTKVGHDGVVTVEESSTLNTELEITEGVGFDKGFISAYFVTDFDLQEAVLEDAVVLLHRDKVSSLPDLLPLLEKVAEAGKPLLIVAEDVEGEALSTLVVNAIRKTLKAVAVKAPFFGDRRKAFLEDLAIVTGAQVVNPDVGLTLREAGLEVLGSARRVVVSKDSTVIVDGGGSKDAVADRVKQLKSEIDTTDSDWDREKLQERLAKLAGGVAVIKVGAATETDLKKRKEAVEDAVAAAKAAVEEGIVTGGGAALVQARAALDKLRGEVKGDEAIGVEVFSSALSAPLYWIATNAGLDGSVVVNKVSELGNGHGFNAATLAYGDLVADGIVDPAKVTRSAVLNAASVARMILTTETAVVDKPAEEADHGHHHGHAH
- the groES gene encoding co-chaperone GroES is translated as MVAVNIKPLEDKILVQANEAETTTASGLVIPDTAKEKPQEGTVVAVGPGRWDEDGEKRIPLDVAEGDTVIYSKYGGTEIKYNGEEYLILSARDVLAVVSK